The bacterium BMS3Abin11 genome contains the following window.
TTGACGGCATTCCTGATCAGAAGCAACATCAAGATCATAGAGGTGCCGATCCACTACTATCCCAGGGGTGTAGAAGAGGGAAAAAAGATAAAGACCACAGACTTTTTTATTGCCCTGATTACCCTCCTCAGATTCAGATTCCGTAGATTGCCCTGATCTTCTGGCCCTCCGATTTAATGAGTTTTTCTCCCGCAAAGCGATCTGCAATCCTTGCCTTCGGTGCGGTTTTGCTATTGGCACTGGGGCTGCGCGCGTTCTTTATCTGGATCAGCATTACCCACCTGCCTGTTACCGGAGATGAGGCCCTCACTGTTTTAATCTCCAAGCAGGTGATCAGAGGGGAGTGGCCATTATTGATCAGTGGAACGCCCTATCTGTTTCCGATCGAGGGCTATTTGATGGCCCCCCTGGTGGAGTGGATGCCGAGAAACGTTGTCGGTGCACGCTATCTGACTTTGTCCCTTGGGCTACTGTCCCTTGTCGGTTTCTTTTTTCTCGTTAAAAAGGTTCTGCCCAGGGACAGCCAATGGCCTGCGTTTCTCCTGGTTCTTTTCCCATCTGCCTACCTGTTGATCATCCAGTCGGGGTATGTGCCGCCAAATTATGCGACCAGTATTCTCCTTGCCTGGGCAACTTCCTCTCTGTTGGCAGTGTCTTTCACTTCCTCTCGACCTTATCTTCTGTACCTGGTCATCGGGGTCATTGGCGGGATTGCGTTTGGCGTGCACATGCTTGCGATCTCCTACATATTTCCCGCCTTTATATTGATACTGCTGGGCAGAAATTTTATCGATGCTGCAAAGGGCGCCGGCAGTTTTTTGCTTGGGATGCTGATAGGACTCGTACCTTTTATACTTTCTATCGTGCTCTACCCTCACGCACAGGAAGCCGTCTCAAAGACCCGGCCAGTCCTTGAAGTAATCCGGCGTCTATGGGATCCCGCCCTTAGCCAGACACTGCCTGGAGCGATGGGCATCAACCCGGTTTTGTTTCCTGATTTTACTGCCCACCTGGGTCAATTACCCATATTGAGGAATGTTTTTGCCGTCGCCTATTCGCTTCTGATTCTTGTTGTGTTTTTCCACAGACTGGTCCAGTTTGTTCGTCATGTCAAACAAGGTCGCTGGCCTTATCTCGATATCCAGGATTACTTTCTGGCCTCCAGCCTCATTGCCATTGTCCTGTTTGCCTTTAGCGAGCGTGCGACTGCCGAGTCGTACAGGTATCTGGTGGTACCGGTAATCTTCTTTCCCTTTTTGTTTGGCTATGCATTTTCAATTTCCGGGAGAAAATTGCGCTATGCAATGGGTTCGGTTGCTGTGGGTCTGGGGCTGTTTAATTTCGTAACCTCTATAGAGGTCATACGTTCCTGGCGTACACCACAGTTTGCAGGCGAGATTGCAAAAACTCCCGAAATCATTCCCTTAATAGAAGAACTTAAGAAAAAAGGTATTGACCGTTGTTATGCCTCATTCTGGTTGGGGTATCGTATTATCTTTCGAACGGATGAAGAGATTATATGCGCACCGCCCTATAACGAGCGCTTTCTTGGATGGCCGATTCCATACAAGGATAGGGTCGATAAATCACCGGATGCTCGTTATATTCTTACCCACGGCTACGATACAAGACTGCCAATTACCGCATTTGAACGACACATGAGGGAACAGAATGTTTCTTATTCGAAGTGGAATGTCGGGCCATTCTATATCTATGAGGACTTCCATCATAAACAGGCCGATGTGGACACCAGAATTTCCAGCCAGGACTATTCACTAAACAGCAGTACCCAGGGGTCGGGGCTAGAAAACCTCAGTGACGGCAATGAGCTTAGCTCATGGGCTAGCGGTTCTGAACAGAAGGTGGGCATGTGGTTACAGGCGGAGTTTAATGCCCTGCGTACAGTCCAGCGAGTGACCCTGGTTTACCCCTTTATCTATCCAGATATCCCCGATGAGACTGCCAGGTCAATCAGAATACTGGGCCGAAGAGGTGACTCCTGGACTGTTATTGCGGACAATATGGCACATCATTTCGACAGAATCCGGTTCCGGGAAAGACACCCGGTCTACGGTGGCATGCATCAGACTTTCTGGTTTGAGCCTATCCAGCTTGATGCAATAAAAGTAGAGATTATTGTGCCGAGAAAGGGAAAGCTGTGGAGAATGAGTCAGTTAGAATTTGGTTCTCCGTGTGAAGGTTCGACGGGTTGTTGAGTGGTTGGGGCCGCAAGAGGTTTCATTTTAATCCCTATGGGCATAATTCCCCGTGGCTTGCCACGAAAACTGTAGGTGCGAATTCATTCGCACAATGTGCATAAACATTGGCATCGCTGTGCGAATGAATTCGCACCTACATTTAATACCCCGTCAGCTTGCTGCGGGGTAGTTTATTAGTAATTTTCTCCACATAATTGCAGTGTTAGCTGGCGCACATCTTCAGGAGTATTGACTCCGACTGTTTCTATTTCGTCCGTTCCACTCATTGGCATCACCACTTCCCGTTTAGCAAGCCAGGGAATAAACGGCAGAAAATTACGCTCTCCAGTAGTCCCACCGAGTTCTGGCGATGATGAAAAACTGTTTTCCAGCTGCTGAAAGGCGGAGAGTGACATTGAAAATAGCCCCATGTCATTATTCCCTGTATCCGGCATCTCATCCCCTTCTCGACGCTGCAGGACACGAGAAATCTGACCTTTATCATCCATGTCGAAATGAATATAAGGCGAGGACTTCCGGATTATTGGAACAATCATGGGTGGATCGTTCTTCTCCTCAAGTCTCTTCATGCGATCCAGGGTCTTAGCTTGAATGGCGACTTGATCACACCATGTGATCCATATTCTTTCAGGCCGGATTTCCCGCACCGCTCTTCCTGCCTCAAGAATTGCATCCAGCATCCCGGTAGGTTCACCCTGAATCACTATCCTGACGGGCAATTCTGAACTTCTGAAATATTCCTGCGCTAGCTCAAACGCATCGGTACTGACCACAACCACTGCTTCATCAACAAAGCGACAGTGTAAATCCAGTACATGATCAATTAAGGGTTTGCCGCATAAAGGATAGAAAAACTTCGGCTTATCGTAACCCAGACGTGTACCACGCCCAGCCGCTGGAACTATCAGTACCCTTTTCACTGAAGCACCCCTAGCTCGATCAGCCCGTCGTTCAAATTAGCATAAGCACCCATGAACAGGTCAGCATCTGAGCGCACGCCAGTATGAACCGTGCATACTCGTACGCCCGCCGCAATAGCGGCTTCCACACCAGATTGACTGTCTTCAAGGATCAGGGTTTTTCCCGCAGGAACTGCGGATTTTCTCAGTACTTCATTGAACACCATGGGATCGGGTTTGCCCTGGATCACTTCATCGGCCGTTACAATAAAGTCGAAACACGCAGTAATACCCATACTTCCAAGTGCCAGAAGCGCGGATGCCCGCGATGCACCGGTCGCCACAGACATGCGCCAACCATCAGCGTGAAGTTTATTAATGATCTCCACTGCGCCCGAACAAACCTTAAAGTCGTGTTTCATCTCCCGACGCGCCATTTTCTGCTTGAACATTACCCATTCGTTGATTTCTGCCTCAGTGGGCTCTAGCGACCGAGTGATGGTTGAAACAACCTCCACCGTTCTTTTCCCAGCGATAGTGTCATATTCAGGCCCATGGATTCCAAGTTTATCCCAGAGTTTCTGATAGGCCGCCAGGTGGCAGGGGGATGAGTCGATTAACACGCCGTCCAGGTCGAATATAAGGTATTCAATATGGGGCTGAAGTGAAGTCATCCGTGTTGGCCAAACAGGCGATTCTTCAGGATTACCCCTAGCGCTTTCAGTCCATCCATTACTGTAGTCCGCTTTACTTTTTTCGGAGACTGGGAAAAAAAACGTACAGGCATTTCCAGTACTTCACCCCTTTTTTTCAGGATACCGGAGAGCAATTGCTGATTATAAATCGTCGGTTCCCGATTAAAGGGGATATCTACCAACAGGCTTTTACGGATTACGCGTACTCCCGACAGCGAATCGGAGATGTAGCGGCCGAATAAAAACAGATAGACCAGGCTAAGTAAATGGCTGCCAAGATAACTGATTGCACCAATAATGCGCCGATGCTGGAAACGTAGACGGTAGGAATCATGAATATCATTTACTGACAGCCTCCGACTTCCCCATACGGCATCCAGGTCACTGGATTCAAGGACGCTAATCAGCTTCATGATATCACCGCCGTGATACATCCCGGAGGATTCAAAGAGTACTACGTAGTCGTAATCAGATTCTGACAGGAATTGCCGGACATCCCCGGGTAGAACATGAATAGTCCGGAAAGGCAGGAATTCTTGCAACGATTTCGGCAAGGGCGATTCCAGTTCGCTGATGAGATCTATATTCGGTAGCCGTTCCGATGCTGTATGACGCAGCATTTGCAACACACTCTGGGTGATTTTATCGGCAGAGATCGCTTCCTGCATCAAAACCGCTAATTTCAGGCTCCGCCTCTGACGGAAGATAGTATTGATAAACGGTGTCAGCGCTTTGTCTGCATCATGAAATCCAGAAGAGCCATCTTCGTATTCGCCAATACGAATGGCACGTGGGTCATCAATCAGGCCAAGATCACCTGGCGCAATATGAGCGGCGCCACTTCGGGCCTGGTCTGGGTAATTGATCAGCGAATGTGTCACCAGTAGTGGATCCGGGAAATCCCTACTGTCTTTTTCGCGCAAATAGAAGCGGGCGCGATCGGCGATATCAACGGCCTGATAATTCGTAATCTCTGCATCTTCATAGATGTTGGTGATCAACAGTTTGATAGCCGTGAAGTTGGCCGCGATCGCATGACCAATTTCAGGTGTCATATAGGAAGGGTAAAGACTTGAGTGCTGCGTGCCCGGTGAATATATAATCAGATCAGCCCTCTCCAGTGCCTCCAGAGCGGCAGAATTTGCAACCGGGGCAACGGAGCGCTGCTGCAAGCATTCCATAGCCGCGACTTTATCCATTTTTTCCAATGAGGACTTTTCTAACTCATCGAAGGGGCTGCCAATCAGGTAGATATCTTCAATATGGTTCTTCTGTGCCGAATCAACAATAGCTTCTTCGCTGGCAAGGAAATGATTATTCCTGTCCAGAGCCACCAGGAAGAGATTTTTGCCATTGGTAACATTAACAATCAATCCATCAGGCAACCCCATGAGACCACAATAATTGTCTACTGCTCGGTTAAAATCTCGCCCTTCTGCCAGATAACAACCTGTAAACACCAGGTTGCCGATGGCGCAATCAGCAAACGCAAACCCACCTGTTCTGTATATTGAGAGGAAGTGCCCCAGCCTGTCTGCAACCATTGACAGTGTTTGCGTGTTCAACTGCTGCACCACAGACCTGACATCATTTACCGTAACCGGCAATTTATCGATACGCTGCTCCGCCAGCATTTTGACTGCGCATACGCCATCCTGATCGGACAGATCGACGGGTAAGCGCAGATCGAATAATTCTATCAGCGCGCACTCGCAGGTATTCAGTTCGTTAGCAAATCGGGAGGCATTCTTTCGGAAATCCGAGGGGCCCAGGCTATCCCCCAGAAAACGGCGTACCTCACCCGTTGATGCGCCATCGTCATAACCATTGATCAACACCGTTAGCGAAAGCCCTGGTTGCCTGACTAATCGCTTTGACAGCACTGTCGAACCACGTCCTCCAGAAAATATGACTACTTTCATCAGTTTAATAGGCAGCTAGTTGTGGAGTTGGGTAAAGGAAGAATAAACGACCCCTTTTCTAAAATCCAGGGATAATGGCTGTTTACCGGAGTGAGGATCCATGATGGAGAGGCGGCGTTTAAATGGCCGGCAAATTATTTCACAAAGCAGTCCGGTAAACCAGACAGCTGCTTCCGGAATTCTGATCAATAATGTTTCGTGCATCGATAAAGCGGGGCAGTTCGTTCAGGTTCATTGGTCTGTTTGTCGGCTATCAATTTTCGGTATAAAGCGCCAGGTATTGTGCATAAAATATGAGATTTGATGAATATTTCATCAAATAACGAAAAATTTCGATGGAAAATTATTCATTCAGAAAATGTTCGAGCATTTTAACAGAACTCAAAACGAGAATTAGTAACAATGCTAATTGATCAGAGGTTCCTCAGGTGTCTATAATCCGCGTTTGACACTGGAAAGACAATCAAAGACAGGACATTGAAGGATATAAGATGAAAGTACTGGTTACTGGAGGAACAGGTTTTACTGGCAAGGCACTGGTCAGACGCCTGATTAATGAGGGACATGAAGTCGTAGCGCTTGATTATAAGGAAGGGCTGGCAACCGATGAGCTCCGCAATATGGGGGCCGAAGTGGTTATTGGCAGTGTGGCGGATAAGGAAGTGGTTGAAAAATGCATGCAGGGGGTCGATGTGGTCCAGCATCTGGCTGCGGCATTCAGGGAACTCAATGTACCTAATAGCTATTACGACGAAATCAATGTGGGTGGTACCCGTAATGTTCTGGAAGCAGCTGAGAAACAGGGCGTGAGTAAATTCATTTACTGTAGCACCTGTGGTGTGCACGGAAATGTTGAAAACCCACCTGCAAATGAAGATGCACCCATTAATGCAGCAGACTATTACCAGCAGACCAAGTATGCCGCCGAGCCGGTGGTACACGAGTTTGCAAACAGAGGTATGAAAACAGTTATTACAAGACCCGCCGCCATCTATGGGCCCGGCGACCCGGAACGCTTTTATATGATTTTTAAACGTGTGAACAGGGGCAGCTTTCCCATGTTTGGCAGTGGTAAAACCCTGTATCACCCTCTTTATGTGGAAAACCTTGTGGATGCACATATGCTGGCTATGGAGCCAGGCAAGGGTGATGGCCAGACATTCCTCATTGCCGATGAAGAATATGTTGCCATTGATGACCTGGTCAGAAGAGTGGGTAAAGCGCTGGGCGTGGATGTAAAAATTCAGTATTTCCCTATATGGCCGCTCATCATTGCAGGACACGCATTCGAAAAAGTATGCAAACCTTTCAAAATTACGCCGCCGATATTTCCACGGCGAGTCGACTGGTATCGACAGAACCGCGCCTTTGACATAAGCCGGGCCAAAAAAGAGCTGGGATATGTACCCAAAGTGGGCCTTGATGAAGGGCTGGCCAAAACGGCCGAGTGGTACCGGAGTGAAGGCTATCTCCAGGGAACCTCTGATTAATCAGAGGTTCCCCTGGTCTTTTCCCGAACTATACTGCTCCCGTATCTGCTCCAGACTGACATGTCGTACATCATGCCCTTTGACCAGGTAGATCACGTATTCACAGATATTGGTGGAATGATCACCGATTCGTTCCAGTGAGCGCGCACACCAGTTCAGGCGCAACACGTTTTTTACTTCACGCGGGTCTTCCATCATGTGGGTAATCAGCATACGGGTAAGTGATTCAAACTCCCGATCGATTTCCGGGTCACGTCCCGCTACCCTGATCGCTGCCTCCACATCCATACGGGTGAAGGCATCGAGTGCACCGTGCAGCATCTCGATGACATGTTCACCCAGGTGTAGTAAGTCTGAATAGTAGGATTGCGGCTCCTGGCTGTTGGCCAGTTTTAAGGCAAAACGACCAATTTTTTCCGCTTCATCACCAATCCGCTCAAGATCCGATATGGTTTTGATAACAGTCAGAATCATGCGTAAATCACTGGCAGCAGGCTGTCTGCGAGCAAGAATATCAGTACATTCCGCATCGATTTCGACCTCCATACCATTTATCCGATAGTCTGAGGTGGCGACTGTTTCCGCCAGGCTGCTATCGCCCTTGATCAGTGACCGCAAGGCATTCTTACACTGCTTTTCAACCATGCCGCCCATGGTCATAACCTTGCTGCGCAAGTCTTCAAGTTCTTCGTTATATTTTCTTGAAATATGCTGATCAATTTGCAGGTTTTCCATTATTTTCTCCTCAACCCGGATGTTTCATAGGAATGCAGATTTTTCCAAAAACTGCATAGCGTTGATTGGGACATTATATATTTTCAAGTATAGGATAGTTCTTCATTATGTTTTACTGTTAAGGCACATATTTAGCGTTCTTATGAAATATCCGGGTTAATTCAGCCGAATCGTCCGGTAATATAACTTTCTGTCAGCTGGTGTTTGGGTGTGGTAAATATCTCCCGTGTATTACCGACTTCTATCAGTTTTCCTAGATGGAAATAGGCTGTACGCTGTGATACACGTGCTGCCTGCTGCATGGAATGGGTGACGATGACGATAGTGTATTTCTCTTTTAACTCATCCATCAACTCCTCAATACTTGCGGTGGCGATTGGATCCAGTGCCGAGCAGGGTTCGTCCATCAGGATGACTTCGGGGCTAACGGCTATGGCGCGTGCGATACACAGGCGTTGTTGCTGACCGCCTGATAGACCAGTACCCGGTTTATCCAGCTGATCTTTCACTTCATCAAACAGGCTGGCACGACGCAGGCTCTTTTCGACAATGTCATCCAGCTCTGCCTTGTTTTGTGCCAGGCCGTGGATACGCGGCCCGTAAGCCACATTTTCAAAGATCGACTTTGGAAACGGGTTCGGTTTCTGGAACACTATGCCGACGCGTGCACGCAACAGTACAATATCCATTTCCGTATCATATATATCCTCACCATCAAGCGTGATATTACCCTCAAAGCGGCAGCCGGGAATGATCTCGTTCATGCGGTTGATGGTTCGTATAAAGGTAGATTTACCACAGCCTGAGGGGCCAATCATGGCGATAATCTGATTGCCGCCGATATCTAGCGATACATCAATGATGGCCTGCTTGTCGCCATAGTAGACATTGACGTTGCGCGCAGAAATTCTGGCATTGTCGATGAAAGGCTGGCCTACCGTCTCTTGTTGTCCGGTATTGCTTGATGCGCGGATATCAAATTCACGCGGATCCGGCTGCATTTCGCCTGCAGGTTTATCGACAAATATATCTGTAGCGGAGCCCTTGTCTGTCACGCTCGTGTCAGTCACTATGGAGTCGTCCTTTATCATTATTCCAGTCTGCATTGTATCAGGACTCTACTTTAGTTCGAATCGCTTGCGCAGGTAAATAGCCAGTGCATTCATCAAGATCAAAAATCCCAGCAGTACCATTATGGCGGCAGAGGTCTTTTCTATAAATCCGTGTTCCGGGTTGTCGGACCACAGATAGACCTGTATCGGCAGTACTGTTGACGGATCCGTCACACCACCAGGTACATCCACTATAAAAGCGACCATGCCGATCATTAACAAAGGTGCAGATTCACCCAGTGCCTGGGCCATGCCAATTATCGCACCAGTTAATACGCCAGGCATCGCGACTGGCAACACATGATGAAATATAGTCTGTAGTTTTGACGCACCGATGCCGAGGGCGGCCTCACGGATGGAAGGTGAAACGGCCTGAATCGCGGTGCGCGATGTAATGATAATTGTTGGTAGTGTTATCAGTGCAAGCACGATGCCGCCAACCAGCGGTGCAGAGCGCGGTAGTCCAAAGAAGTTGATGAAAACAGCCAGCCCCAGTAGGCCATAAACGATGGACGGCACGGCGGCCAGATTATTTATATTAATTTCGATTAGATCGGTGAACCGGTTGCGCGGTGCAAATTCCTGTAAATAAATAGCGGCAAAGACGCCTATCGGGAAAGCGAGCAGAAAGGTAACCGACAGGGTAAAGAAGGATCCAAACAAGGCAGCTTTGATACCTGCCAGCTCGGGTTCACGGGAATCACCAGCAGTAAAGAACGTGGTATTGAAGCGTGTATCGGTAAGGCCCGCTTCTTTCAGCTGATTTAACCAGCCTATTTGATTGTTTTTTACGCGCCGGTCGGATTCCGGGGTGTCCATACTCACCTGCCCTTTCAAATAGCTGTTGGCTTCGGAATGTGTCCGCAGCCAGAATTTCCTGGTCTGTCCAATAGCCTCAGGGTGGTTGACGACATAATCGCGCAGTTTATATTCGGCCCCGGCACTAATTAGCCGGTATAGCTGGTGCTTCTCTTTTCGTCCAGTGACTTCAGGAAATTTTTTGCGCAGACTGCTTTTGATCACAGCGTCATAATTCGCCTGCCGTAATTCATCTGCTGTTGATTTAGCATCTACGCCGAGCTTCTCAGGATCCAGATTAATGGAGAGCTGGATAAAGCTTTGCGTAAAGGCCGGCGTCCCTTTGCTGACAATATCTGCAAGCAACAGAAATAAAAAAACAAAGCCCGTTAACACTGCAAGCCGGCCATACCACTGGAAGCGTTTTTCACGCGCATAGCGCTTCCTTAATGATGCTGCTATCACAGCGGTATTCGGATTTGTACTTCTGTCTGAATTGCTGTCCGTCTGTTTATTCATATTGCTCACGGTATTTTCTGACCACATAGAGGGCGATGACGTTGAGTAGTAGAGTCACGAAGAAAAGTGACAGGCCCAGGGCAAAAGCGGCCAGCGTTTTTGGACTGTCGAATTCCTGATCACCGACCAGCAGGGTAACGATTTGCACCGTCACCGTGGTCACTGCCTCCAGTGGATTGATAGTCAGGTTTGCCGATAGCCCGGCAGCCATGACAACAATCATGGTCTCGCCGATGGCGCGGGACACGGCAAGCAGCACACCGCCAACGATGCCTGGTAAGGCAGCAGGCAGTACGACCTTTCGTATCGTCTCGTTCATCGTTGCGCCCAGACCCAGCGAGGCTTCACGCATGGCATCGGGCACTGCATTGATAATGTCGTCTGATACTGACATGACGAAAGGGATGATCATAATGCCCATAACCAGGCCGGCGGCCATGGCGCTTTCGGAAGATACGTTGAGGCCTAAGGATTCACCCAAATTACGGATAAAAGGCGCCACAGTGAGTGCGGCAAAAAAACCGTAAACGACTGTCGGCACACCGGCCAGCATTTCCAGTACCGGTTTACTTATAGAGCGAAAACGCTTGGTTGCATATTCGGACATGTAGATAGCGGACATCAGGCCGATAGGCACGGCAATCAACATAGCAACCAGTGTAATCAGTAGCGTGCCGACAAATAAAGGCACAAAGCCAAATGAACCGGATGCCGCCACCTGGTCGGCACGGATGGCCATCTGTGGACTCCATTCCAGCCCGAACAGAAAGTCTGTAATGGGAATGATCTTAAAAAAACGTACGGCTTCAAACAACACAGACAGGACGATGCCGGCCGTCGTCAGTACCGCAACAAATGAACAGGCAAAGAGTACCCACTTGAAGATGCTCTCAACATTATTGCGGGCACGGAATGAAGGCCTGATTTTCTGTATGGCTATTCCTGCACCTAAGACAACTATAACAAAGACCAACGCAATCTTGATCATACGGCTTGAAGATAACAACGAGTTTAAATAGGAAGCTGCTCCAATCTGATCTGCATTGAGTTGTGAGCTATCTATATTGCCAGCGGCAAAACTGACGATTTGATTGTAGTAGAGTCCGAGCTGGCTTTCCTGCATACTTTGTACGCTTTTCGGCAGGCTTGCCAGTACCATGTCGTACACTACCCTGTGTTCAAGTCCCATCCACAGGAGCAGAATGAATAAGGCCGGCAGGCCGGCCCACAGTGCCGTCATATAGCCGTAATATCGGGGCAAAGAGTGCAGCGATTTGATGCCACCATGCCCAGCTGCTACAGCCTGCGAACGCCTGTAGCCCAGCACGAAACTGATCACTGTTAGGATGATCAGTGTGAGAAAGACTGTAGATGTCTGCATGCGTGTTAATTAACGACCTCGACAATCAGGGTATAACTACATTTTCAGCACCTTAAGACTTTTTATGCTTTTCCGAACTTGTAGTAATTCTTTATTGCTTAGTGGGATTAGCCCTCTTTCAGGCAGGTAACCGTCTTCACCCATGGCCTTTTTTGAGGCGAACGCCAGGGCGTATTCCAGAATGCCGGGAATTTTACCCACGTGTGCATTCTTTATATAGAAGTATAACGGACGTGATACCGGGTAGTCACCACTGGCAATAGTATCAAAGCTTGGTTCCACACCGTCAATTGTAGAGCCCTGTATCTTGTCAGCATTCTCCTCGAGATAGCTGAAGCCGAAGATGCCTAGCGCATTCGGATTGGCCTGCAGTTTCTGTACGATCAGGTTGTCGTTCTCGCCAGCCTCAATATAAGCACCATCTTCACGTACCGCATAGGCGATAATTTTGAAGATACTCTTGCCTTTGGGAGCCTTGCCTTTTTTCTTCTTCATGCTGTCATAAACTGTTGACGCAATACCCAGTTTGGCCATCATGGCCTTGATCTCGTCAGCCTGAGAGGCCTTCATGCCACGCAATGCCTTGAGATCAGGAATCATCTTTGCACCACCACCAAGGGCCAGTTCAGCAAAGGCATCACGGGTCCCGGATGTTGGTGGTGGCCCGAGTACTTCAATTTTTATCGCTGGCAAGCTGGCGTTGACGTCTTTCCAGGTAGTATTGGGGTTGGCAATCACTTTACCACCAGAACCGGGTACCATTTTAGCAAGTGCCATGTATAAGTCTTTGCGTGTCAGATTAAAATGTGGTGCTTTTTTTGAGTTTGCAATGACGATACCGTCATAGCCGATCAGTACCTCGGTTATGCTGGTAACCCCATTCTTCTGGCACTTTTTATACTCACTTTTTTTGA
Protein-coding sequences here:
- the pstC_1 gene encoding phosphate transport system permease protein PstC; the encoded protein is MQTSTVFLTLIILTVISFVLGYRRSQAVAAGHGGIKSLHSLPRYYGYMTALWAGLPALFILLLWMGLEHRVVYDMVLASLPKSVQSMQESQLGLYYNQIVSFAAGNIDSSQLNADQIGAASYLNSLLSSSRMIKIALVFVIVVLGAGIAIQKIRPSFRARNNVESIFKWVLFACSFVAVLTTAGIVLSVLFEAVRFFKIIPITDFLFGLEWSPQMAIRADQVAASGSFGFVPLFVGTLLITLVAMLIAVPIGLMSAIYMSEYATKRFRSISKPVLEMLAGVPTVVYGFFAALTVAPFIRNLGESLGLNVSSESAMAAGLVMGIMIIPFVMSVSDDIINAVPDAMREASLGLGATMNETIRKVVLPAALPGIVGGVLLAVSRAIGETMIVVMAAGLSANLTINPLEAVTTVTVQIVTLLVGDQEFDSPKTLAAFALGLSLFFVTLLLNVIALYVVRKYREQYE
- the pstS_1 gene encoding phosphate-binding protein PstS precursor, which encodes MKKFIIHSIIIAAAISSITNAHAIGRDTINIVGSSTVYPFATVVAERFGRSSNFKTPKIESTGSGGGFKLFCKGVGANTPDITNASRRIKKSEYKKCQKNGVTSITEVLIGYDGIVIANSKKAPHFNLTRKDLYMALAKMVPGSGGKVIANPNTTWKDVNASLPAIKIEVLGPPPTSGTRDAFAELALGGGAKMIPDLKALRGMKASQADEIKAMMAKLGIASTVYDSMKKKKGKAPKGKSIFKIIAYAVREDGAYIEAGENDNLIVQKLQANPNALGIFGFSYLEENADKIQGSTIDGVEPSFDTIASGDYPVSRPLYFYIKNAHVGKIPGILEYALAFASKKAMGEDGYLPERGLIPLSNKELLQVRKSIKSLKVLKM